The Deltaproteobacteria bacterium genome window below encodes:
- the purQ gene encoding phosphoribosylformylglycinamidine synthase subunit PurQ codes for MHFSIIVFPGSNCDRDCYHVVKNVLHQEADFIWHKDFVLPKTDCVILPGGFSYGDYLRCGAIANFSPIMKEVVAFANKGGKVLGICNGFQILTESRLLPGVLLRNKNLHFICKTVNLKVVNAQTSFTDNYKLATVVQMPIAHAEGNYFADPDTLKSLQDNQQIAFQYCDESGEVNEAANPNGALRNIAGIFNKEKNVLGLMPHPERLSESILGGEDGRKIFEGLL; via the coding sequence CTGCGACCGAGATTGTTATCATGTCGTCAAAAATGTTCTTCATCAAGAAGCCGATTTTATCTGGCATAAAGATTTTGTCTTGCCCAAGACGGATTGCGTGATTCTTCCGGGCGGCTTTTCCTATGGTGATTACCTGCGTTGCGGGGCTATTGCCAATTTTTCTCCCATAATGAAAGAGGTTGTAGCTTTTGCCAACAAGGGTGGAAAAGTTTTGGGGATTTGCAACGGCTTTCAAATTCTCACCGAATCGCGTTTGCTGCCCGGTGTTTTACTTCGAAATAAAAATCTTCATTTCATCTGCAAAACAGTGAATTTAAAAGTAGTGAATGCTCAAACTTCTTTTACTGATAACTATAAACTGGCAACTGTAGTTCAAATGCCCATTGCCCATGCAGAAGGTAATTATTTTGCAGATCCAGATACTCTAAAATCATTGCAGGACAATCAGCAAATTGCGTTTCAATATTGTGATGAAAGCGGAGAAGTAAACGAAGCGGCTAATCCCAATGGGGCCCTTCGAAATATTGCAGGTATTTTTAATAAAGAAAAAAATGTACTGGGTTTAATGCCTCATCCGGAAAGGCTTTCAGAATCTATATTAGGAGGAGAGGATGGGAGAAAAATATTTGAGGGATTGCTATGA
- a CDS encoding iron-containing alcohol dehydrogenase, whose product MIPNFFQFHLPTKILFQAGLAKDFSNELAQLGVNKILFLTDSYWAKQPVTQEIIEGLKTAGIEAVEVFSDIPPNSELKVVHQATELGKKIEADGIIALGGGSVMDTAKAANILLSLGGDLVNDYSGTQTITSDLKPLIVIPTTSGTGSEVTKVAVIYDAEHEVKLAFVDTHLYPTLAILDPELTLTMPPQLTAMTGMDALTHAIESYTSQEQNSFSHALAKHAIQLVVENLPLATKEGSNLEARSALLVASNLAGVAFDHAMVGIVHSMSHSVGAVSHVPHGLANSILLPYGMEYNFELCESQYADLAFSLGALEQSGKAALKSVYALRAQLKEICGLPDSLKEAGVKEEDLPRVAQLAVEDGSSFYNPKEVVETEVLETLKKAY is encoded by the coding sequence ATGATACCTAACTTTTTTCAATTTCACCTTCCCACCAAAATCCTTTTTCAAGCAGGGCTTGCAAAAGATTTTTCGAATGAGCTGGCCCAGCTGGGGGTAAATAAAATTTTATTTTTGACAGATTCTTATTGGGCCAAGCAGCCTGTCACCCAGGAAATTATTGAAGGACTTAAAACTGCGGGGATCGAAGCGGTTGAAGTTTTTTCCGACATCCCTCCCAACTCCGAATTGAAGGTGGTTCATCAGGCGACTGAATTGGGTAAAAAAATAGAGGCCGATGGAATCATCGCTTTAGGCGGTGGGTCGGTGATGGATACGGCCAAGGCAGCAAATATCTTGCTTAGCCTGGGCGGGGATCTGGTAAATGATTATTCGGGCACCCAAACGATTACTTCCGATCTCAAACCTCTCATTGTGATTCCCACTACTTCTGGAACAGGCAGTGAGGTGACCAAAGTGGCCGTGATTTACGACGCAGAACACGAAGTAAAACTCGCTTTTGTCGACACGCATTTGTATCCGACCTTGGCCATCCTCGATCCTGAGCTCACCCTCACCATGCCCCCTCAACTGACGGCCATGACAGGGATGGATGCTCTCACTCATGCGATTGAATCTTATACCTCCCAAGAACAAAATTCTTTTTCGCATGCCCTCGCGAAACACGCGATTCAACTTGTTGTTGAAAATTTACCCTTGGCGACCAAAGAGGGAAGTAATCTAGAAGCCAGATCTGCTCTTTTGGTGGCGTCTAACTTGGCCGGAGTTGCCTTTGATCATGCGATGGTTGGCATTGTGCATTCGATGAGTCACTCCGTGGGTGCGGTCAGTCATGTGCCTCATGGTTTGGCCAACAGCATTTTGCTGCCTTATGGAATGGAATATAATTTTGAGCTTTGTGAAAGTCAGTATGCCGATCTGGCTTTTTCTTTAGGCGCCCTGGAACAAAGTGGGAAAGCGGCCCTGAAATCGGTCTATGCCCTGCGAGCCCAGCTGAAAGAGATTTGCGGGCTGCCGGATAGTCTGAAAGAAGCCGGAGTAAAAGAAGAAGATCTCCCCCGCGTTGCACAACTTGCCGTGGAAGATGGATCAAGTTTTTATAACCCGAAGGAAGTGGTGGAAACTGAAGTGTTGGAGACTTTAAAAAAAGCTTATTGA
- a CDS encoding DUF2283 domain-containing protein gives MAFPLKDYLALLPTLKATPQGYLWSSYDEEADVLYVNFKKPSFATDSEITDEDIIIRYDENEDVVGLTILNASKR, from the coding sequence ATGGCCTTCCCATTGAAAGATTATTTAGCACTATTGCCTACACTTAAGGCTACTCCTCAAGGTTATCTTTGGTCTTCCTATGATGAGGAGGCAGATGTCCTCTATGTTAATTTTAAAAAACCATCTTTTGCCACAGACAGCGAAATTACAGATGAAGATATAATCATTCGCTACGATGAGAATGAAGATGTGGTTGGTCTTACAATTTTGAATGCTAGTAAAAGATAG
- a CDS encoding SCP2 sterol-binding domain-containing protein: MSYFASSEKLQDILGNFFRLLANDSNIGPKLKASNLIVKFNYTEPALSITINCTKDPVEILFNDTTLKPEVEMTMKADTAHKFWFGKVNLVIALTRREITAKGSIPKVLKLLPVIKPAYALYPKFIQEKDAGLML; the protein is encoded by the coding sequence ATGTCCTATTTTGCTAGCTCAGAAAAACTTCAAGATATCCTCGGCAATTTCTTTCGCTTACTCGCGAATGATTCCAACATTGGCCCCAAACTCAAGGCCTCCAATCTCATCGTCAAATTCAATTACACCGAGCCGGCCCTTTCCATCACCATTAATTGCACCAAAGATCCGGTTGAAATTTTATTCAACGACACCACACTCAAGCCCGAAGTTGAAATGACCATGAAGGCCGATACGGCACACAAATTCTGGTTTGGAAAGGTGAACTTGGTCATCGCGCTGACTCGCAGAGAAATTACGGCGAAGGGATCCATCCCCAAAGTTTTAAAATTGTTACCGGTCATCAAACCCGCTTACGCCTTGTATCCCAAGTTTATTCAGGAGAAGGATGCTGGGTTGATGTTGTAG
- a CDS encoding endonuclease domain-containing protein, producing the protein METLEVQLWKRQNRFQNNPRLKNFRRELRSNQTEAEKLLWQKIRAKQIKGYKFIRQFSISHYILDFYCAETKLGIELDGGGHASPETTLKDLEKENYLKAFGIKVLRFWNTDIYTNLDSVLNEIAQNLP; encoded by the coding sequence ATGGAAACTCTGGAAGTTCAACTTTGGAAAAGACAAAACCGTTTTCAAAATAATCCAAGATTGAAAAACTTTCGTAGAGAATTAAGAAGTAATCAAACTGAAGCTGAAAAACTATTGTGGCAAAAAATAAGAGCGAAACAAATAAAGGGGTATAAATTTATACGTCAGTTTAGTATTTCTCATTACATCTTAGATTTTTATTGTGCCGAAACAAAACTTGGAATTGAACTGGACGGTGGAGGGCATGCCTCTCCTGAAACTACTCTTAAAGATTTGGAAAAAGAAAATTATTTGAAGGCTTTTGGAATCAAAGTTCTTCGTTTTTGGAATACCGATATTTATACAAATTTAGATTCAGTACTAAATGAAATTGCTCAAAATTTGCCATAA
- a CDS encoding amidophosphoribosyltransferase, giving the protein MCGIVGIYNHPEAAKLAYLGLYALQHRGQESGGIVTSDGLRLHSHRQMGLVADIFSEESFKKLPGNSAIGHVRYSTAGSSELKNCQPFVVDYSRGGIAVAHNGNLVNAMAVRAEFEAHGSIFQSTMDTEVIIHLIASSKQNSLVERVQFALNRIKGAYSLVFLTETRMIVARDPGGFRPLVLGDLHGSPVVVSESCALDLIEAKYVRDIEPGEIVVFDKDGAHSFKLPETKKHHCIFEYVYFARPDSKIDGDNVYDIRKGFGHQLAKEHPVEADIVVPVPDSGVPAALGYAEASGIPFQMGLIRNHYVGRTFIEPEDSIRHFGVKIKLNPIRDLIQGKRIVLVDDSIVRGTTSRKIIKMVRDAGAKEVHFRISSPPTKWPCFYGIDTPDRKQLIAATHEIDEIRRYITADSLAYLSTESLYWFQKGDSKGFCDACFTGRFPVPLTDHPEMTQFSLWED; this is encoded by the coding sequence ATGTGTGGAATTGTCGGCATCTACAATCATCCTGAAGCGGCAAAGCTGGCCTACCTGGGTTTGTACGCCCTTCAACATCGCGGTCAGGAGTCTGGCGGTATTGTGACCAGCGATGGCCTTCGTCTTCATTCTCATCGTCAGATGGGATTAGTGGCCGATATTTTTTCCGAGGAATCCTTCAAAAAATTACCCGGTAATTCAGCCATTGGTCATGTCCGTTACTCGACGGCGGGATCATCCGAACTCAAGAACTGCCAGCCTTTTGTCGTCGATTATTCCCGAGGTGGCATCGCCGTTGCGCACAATGGAAATCTGGTGAATGCGATGGCCGTCCGCGCCGAGTTTGAGGCCCATGGCTCCATCTTTCAATCCACCATGGATACGGAAGTCATTATTCATCTGATTGCTTCTTCCAAACAAAATTCTTTGGTGGAACGTGTACAATTTGCCCTGAATCGCATCAAGGGGGCCTACTCGCTGGTGTTTCTTACCGAGACCCGCATGATTGTCGCGCGTGATCCAGGAGGCTTTCGTCCTCTTGTTTTGGGCGACTTGCATGGATCTCCTGTCGTCGTGTCCGAAAGTTGTGCCCTGGATTTGATTGAAGCCAAGTATGTTCGTGATATCGAGCCTGGCGAGATAGTGGTTTTTGATAAAGACGGCGCTCATTCTTTCAAACTTCCTGAAACAAAAAAACACCATTGTATTTTTGAGTATGTCTACTTTGCTCGTCCGGATTCTAAAATTGATGGAGATAATGTCTACGACATCCGCAAAGGCTTTGGTCACCAGCTGGCAAAGGAACATCCCGTTGAAGCGGATATCGTCGTGCCTGTTCCAGATTCGGGCGTGCCGGCGGCCTTGGGTTATGCCGAAGCATCGGGGATTCCTTTTCAAATGGGGCTCATTCGAAATCATTATGTGGGACGAACTTTTATTGAACCCGAAGACAGCATTCGCCACTTTGGTGTAAAAATTAAGCTCAATCCCATTCGCGATCTGATTCAGGGTAAACGCATAGTGCTCGTGGATGATTCCATCGTGCGCGGCACCACCTCGCGTAAAATTATCAAGATGGTGCGTGATGCGGGGGCGAAAGAAGTACACTTCAGGATTTCATCCCCCCCCACAAAATGGCCCTGTTTTTATGGAATAGACACCCCGGACCGCAAACAACTCATCGCGGCCACCCATGAAATTGACGAGATTCGCCGCTATATTACGGCGGATAGCCTGGCCTACCTTTCTACGGAATCTCTCTATTGGTTCCAAAAAGGGGACTCCAAAGGCTTTTGTGATGCTTGCTTTACAGGTCGCTTTCCAGTACCTTTGACAGATCATCCCGAGATGACGCAGTTTAGTTTGTGGGAGGATTAG
- the purL gene encoding phosphoribosylformylglycinamidine synthase subunit PurL — MNITPEIIQKHGLNLEEYQRILTIIGREPNLVELGIFGAMWSEHCSYKSSKVHLRKFPTTGKRILQGPGENAGVIDIGEGKALVFKMESHNHPSFIEPYQGAATGVGGILRDVFTMGARPIALLDSLRFGEVTHSKTKFLVNGVVSGIAGYGNCMGVPTVGGETSFEPCYNQNNLVNAMCVGLVDKNKIFKGIASGVGNPLLYVGSKTGRDGIHGAVMASAEFDEKSEEKRPTVQVGDPFTEKLLLEACQELFQKDFLIGIQDMGAAGLTSSSFEMASRSGTGLKMNLDAVPAREENMTAYEFMLSESQERMLCVVKKGFEEETITIFKKWDLDAAVIGEVTADGQMQIFYQGEKVVDLPIEPLVSQAPVYEREMRAPSGHNAPQPPLSLRGGVADSDNNQILLKLLSSPNLCSKRWIYEQYDHMVQLGTVVLPGSDAAVLRIPGTQKGVALSVDCNSIYCFLNPREGGKIAVAEAARNVVCSGAEPLAITDCLNFGNPEKPEVMWQFKEAVEGIAEACLALDTPVTGGNVSLYNETKGEAIYPTPTIGMVGVLENITHHTSSFFKAEGDLIFLVGETLDELGGSEYQKQIEGKVEGPIPILDLEKEKRVQAFVLEAIRTGLVQSAHDLSEGGLAIALAESCISGPKTFGVQMDLTPVGAIHELPLLFGESQSRVLLSASSNHKEKLLNLAKKHAVPFAQIGKVVGNQFELGNLISLPISEVKEKWENGFRETVLNS, encoded by the coding sequence ATGAATATCACCCCCGAAATTATCCAAAAACATGGTCTGAATTTAGAAGAATACCAACGCATTTTGACTATCATCGGTCGGGAACCTAATCTCGTCGAACTCGGCATCTTTGGTGCCATGTGGTCTGAGCACTGCTCTTATAAATCCTCAAAAGTTCATCTCAGAAAATTTCCCACCACGGGGAAGCGTATCCTCCAAGGTCCTGGGGAAAATGCAGGGGTCATCGATATCGGCGAGGGCAAGGCCCTTGTTTTCAAAATGGAATCTCACAATCATCCTTCTTTCATCGAGCCTTATCAGGGTGCAGCAACGGGAGTGGGGGGGATTTTGCGCGATGTCTTTACCATGGGAGCGCGTCCTATTGCCTTGCTGGATTCCCTTCGATTTGGGGAAGTCACCCATTCAAAAACCAAATTTTTAGTGAATGGAGTTGTGAGCGGCATTGCCGGCTATGGCAATTGTATGGGGGTTCCCACGGTAGGTGGCGAAACTTCTTTTGAGCCCTGTTACAACCAAAATAATTTGGTGAATGCGATGTGCGTGGGCTTAGTAGATAAAAATAAAATTTTTAAAGGGATTGCCTCTGGAGTGGGAAATCCTCTTCTCTATGTGGGCTCCAAAACCGGTCGGGATGGCATCCACGGGGCGGTGATGGCCTCGGCAGAGTTTGATGAGAAGAGCGAAGAAAAACGACCCACGGTGCAAGTGGGAGATCCCTTTACCGAAAAGCTGCTTTTGGAGGCCTGCCAAGAGCTTTTCCAGAAAGATTTTTTGATCGGCATTCAAGATATGGGTGCTGCCGGCCTTACTTCTTCTTCTTTTGAGATGGCTTCACGTTCTGGAACAGGATTGAAAATGAATCTGGATGCCGTGCCTGCCCGAGAAGAAAATATGACGGCCTATGAATTCATGCTCTCTGAATCGCAGGAACGCATGCTTTGTGTGGTTAAGAAAGGCTTTGAAGAAGAGACGATAACTATCTTTAAAAAATGGGATTTAGATGCAGCGGTTATTGGCGAAGTAACGGCTGATGGACAGATGCAGATTTTTTATCAAGGTGAAAAAGTAGTGGATTTGCCGATTGAACCTTTGGTGTCGCAGGCGCCGGTTTATGAGAGGGAGATGAGGGCACCGAGTGGTCATAACGCCCCCCAACCCCCTCTTAGCTTAAGAGGGGGAGTAGCGGATTCTGATAATAATCAGATTTTATTAAAGCTCCTTTCCTCCCCCAACCTCTGCTCCAAACGCTGGATTTACGAGCAATATGATCACATGGTGCAATTAGGCACAGTGGTGCTTCCGGGTTCAGATGCCGCTGTGCTGCGTATTCCCGGAACCCAAAAAGGAGTAGCTTTATCGGTAGATTGCAATTCTATCTATTGCTTTCTCAATCCCCGAGAAGGGGGAAAGATCGCGGTCGCGGAAGCGGCGCGAAATGTCGTCTGTTCGGGGGCCGAGCCTTTGGCGATCACCGATTGTCTTAATTTTGGAAATCCTGAAAAACCCGAAGTGATGTGGCAATTCAAAGAGGCCGTAGAAGGGATTGCGGAAGCCTGTCTAGCCTTGGATACCCCCGTCACCGGTGGAAATGTGAGTTTGTACAATGAGACAAAAGGAGAGGCGATTTATCCCACTCCTACCATTGGCATGGTGGGTGTTTTGGAAAACATTACGCATCACACCTCGAGTTTCTTTAAGGCCGAAGGGGATCTCATCTTTTTAGTGGGCGAGACCCTGGATGAATTGGGAGGGAGTGAATATCAAAAACAAATCGAAGGAAAAGTAGAGGGGCCTATTCCGATTTTGGATTTAGAAAAAGAAAAAAGAGTTCAAGCTTTTGTTCTCGAGGCTATCCGCACGGGCTTAGTCCAAAGCGCCCACGATTTGTCCGAAGGCGGACTGGCCATTGCTTTGGCGGAATCTTGTATTTCAGGTCCAAAAACTTTCGGGGTCCAAATGGATTTGACTCCCGTAGGGGCAATTCATGAATTGCCCTTACTGTTCGGCGAATCTCAAAGTCGGGTATTGCTTTCAGCCTCGAGCAATCATAAAGAGAAGTTGCTAAATTTAGCAAAGAAACACGCTGTTCCATTTGCACAAATTGGCAAAGTAGTCGGCAATCAATTTGAATTGGGAAATTTAATTTCTCTTCCGATTTCTGAAGTAAAAGAGAAGTGGGAGAATGGGTTTAGAGAGACGGTTTTAAATAGTTAG
- a CDS encoding nucleotidyl transferase AbiEii/AbiGii toxin family protein — protein sequence MQNLVSADFEEIFKILNEFGIKYLVVGAFAVINYTEPRYTKDLDILILPDINDHQRVYQALKKFGAPLQGINPEDFKNPELVYQIGVEPFRIDILTQIDGVKLPEVWDRKSEALYGDTLIHVLSFEDIVSAKRASARPKDLLDIDTLYYHQKIRSKKK from the coding sequence ATGCAGAACTTAGTCAGTGCAGACTTCGAAGAGATATTCAAAATATTAAACGAGTTCGGGATTAAATATTTGGTAGTTGGCGCATTTGCAGTAATCAATTATACCGAACCTCGTTATACCAAAGATCTCGATATTTTAATTTTGCCTGACATTAACGATCATCAGCGAGTCTACCAAGCGTTGAAGAAATTTGGGGCGCCTTTGCAGGGAATTAACCCAGAAGATTTTAAAAATCCAGAGCTGGTGTATCAAATTGGAGTAGAGCCTTTCCGAATAGATATTTTGACGCAAATTGACGGGGTCAAACTTCCTGAAGTTTGGGATAGAAAAAGTGAAGCTCTTTACGGTGACACTTTAATCCATGTGCTCAGTTTTGAGGATATTGTCAGTGCGAAAAGGGCCTCTGCTCGTCCCAAAGATTTATTAGACATTGATACTCTTTATTATCATCAAAAAATACGATCTAAAAAAAAATGA